The Sulfurirhabdus autotrophica genome contains the following window.
TTTACTCTTTTAGTTTCATCAGCACCCAATTGCTCAGGTTCGATGTGCCCAAAGACTTGCGCCCACACTTATCGACTGTATATTTTTAAAGAACGGTTACTGCTTTTTTGCTGCCTTCTCGTGCTTAACGAGAGGTGCGTATTCTACCGACCTCAGCCGCATTGTCAAGAAGTATTTACACCCCCCTTCACACCGCTGTTCCCCTTTGCCATACAGGCCTCAGGAAGAAGCCGAATTATACAGCCACATTAACTACGGTCAAGACTTTATTACATTTACTTTACATATATTTTATATAGTCATTCGTATCAAGCAATTACAAATAACTAAGTTTTCTCTTTGCCTGCATTTACCGTTACTAATTCTATTTCACACACGTTTAGCGTTAAATATACTTCCATACTAATATGCTCAGGATATGGTTACCCTTGCAAATTTACGCTTACCTACTTGCAAGACCAATGTTTCACCTTTAGGAATTGACATGGTTTTATCGGTCACTTTTTCGCCATTAATCTTGACGCCTCCCTGGTCTACCATTCTCATAGCTTCCGACGTACTTGCTGTAAGGCCGGCTTGTTTGATCACCTGCATTAAAGATAAGGCATCTGCATCTGCTTTTAATTCAACCTCGGGCATTTCATCGGGTGTTGCGCCCTTTTGAAATCGGGCAATAAAATTTTCGTGAGCGCGGGTTGCATCAGCACGACTATGAAAGCGTTCGATCATTTCCTCTGCAAGGCGGATTTTTACGTCGCGAGGGTTTGCTCCTTGCGCGACTTCTTGCTTCCATTTTTCAATTTCAGATATTGGCCTGAAGCTCAACAACTCAAGATACCGCCACATTAGATCATCGGAGACTGACATGATCTTGCCAAACATTTCATCAGGAACGTCGCTGATACCAATATAGTTCCCTAATGATTTGGACATTTTCTGAACACCATCCAAACCTTCCAGTATTGGCATCGTGAGCACCACTTGTGGTGACTGTCCAAAGTGCTTTTGCAGTTCACGCCCCACTAGAAGATTGAATTTTTGATCAGTGCCACCCAATTCTACATCCGACTTCATTGCCACTGAGTCGTAGCCTTGTATTAATGGATAGAGAAATTCGTGTATGGCAATTGGTTGTCCGCTGTTGTACCGTTTATGAAAGTCATCTCTTTCAAGCATTCGAGCGACGGTATGTTTGGCAGCAAGACTGATTAAATCGGCTGAACTCATGGCATTCATCCAGCTCGAATTAAACATAACCAGGGTTTTTTCAGGATCGAGAATTTTGAAAATCTGCTGCTCGTAAGAGCGCGCATTTTCTATGACTTCATCGCGTGTCAGCGGCTTTCGCGTTACATTTTTACCAGTTGGATCGCCAATCATGCCAGTAAAGTCGCCAATCAGAAACATGGCTTCGTGCCCCAGTTCCTGGAATTGCCTTAACTTGTTTAACAATACCGTATGACCCAAATGCAGATCCGGGGCAGTGGGGTCAAAGCCCGCTTTGATCCGCAGCCGCTTACCCGATGCCAGTTTATCTTTCAGCTCTTGCTCAACCAGCAAATCTTCACTGCCACGCTTGATGAGATGAAGGGCTTCTTCGATATTCGTCATACTTTCCTCTATTAATTCTCTTCGTTTATATTTAAGTTTCAGATTGCTCAGGGGAAAATGAACAAATCATAATTTGGCCGCCCAGCTATTTTTTGGTATCCTGTCGTCTAGCTATAAAATACCGATGAGACAAAATGAATAATATTGAAGATGCGATTTTAACGCAAAAGCAAAACGAACAAGAACGAAAATTTGGTTTACGTTGGCTGGTGGGGCTTTCCAGCATACCGCTTTTCGGAATTGTCGCTGCTTTTGGTATTGCACCACAAACCGATACCGGTAAAGTTTCCGTGCAAACCATTATTGAGCAGCTTCCCTTACCTACTGCCAAGATTGCCGAAGAAAGTAATTCAGAATATTGGCGTGCCGAAAGAATTCAGCGCGGTGATACCGTTGCTGGGTTATTGTCCCGCCTTAAAATTAACGACCCTGATGCACTTAGTTTCCTGAATAGCAGTAAGGATGCATCAACGCTATATCAGTTACGCCCAGGTAAAATTATTAGCGCACAAACCAATAACGATGGTGAACTACTGACCTTACGTTACATCCATTCCGATGGCACCATGCTGCAAGTTGAGAAAGATGGTGACAGCTTTAAAGCAAAAGAAGAGCCCGTTCAGCTCGAGAATCGTGTTTCCATGAAGTCAGGGGAAATTAAAAGCTCTCTGTTCGCAGCGACCGACGCTATTAATCTGCCTGACTCCATTGCCGTTCAGATGGCTGATATGTTTTCAACGGATGTGGACTTCCATCAGGATTTACGTAAAGGCGATCGCTTCACCGTCGTTTACGAATCTTTTTATAATAATGGTGAGCCTGTTAAGACCGGCAGAATACTTGCTGCTGAGTTTACAAACCAGGGAAAAACCTATCGCGCTGTTTATTTTCAAGACAAACAGGGCCATGGCGGTTATTACACACCCGAGGGAAAGAATTTACGTAAAGCGTTTTTGCGCTCTCCATTAGAGTTTTCTCGAATCAGCTCTGGCTTTACGACTGCCCGCTACCACCCCATCCTTCAAAAATGGCGTGCACATAAAGGCGTTGATTACGCTGCTCCTACTGGCACCCGGATCAAAGCTGTTGCCGATGCTACAGTTGCCTTTATCGGTACGGAAAGAGGTTACGGCAACTTCATTTTATTGCAGCATCAAGGAAAGTTCAGCACTGCTTATGGCCATCTATCAGCCTTTGCGAAAGGATTGCATCGCGGTTCCAAAGTGAATCAAGGCGATGTAATAGGCTTTGTTGGCATGACGGGACTGGCGACTGGCCCTCACTTGCACTACGAGTTCCGCATTGCTGGCGTTCAACACAATCCGCTGTCTGTTGACATGCCGGTTGCATTCCCTATTGCTGCTGCATACAAACATGATTTCGACAATGCTGTCGCCCCATTGATGACTCGCTTGAGTTTGCTTCGCGGCACCAATCTGGCTAGTCTTGATTAATTCACAACAATAAGGAACGTGGGGTTACGCTAACATTCTCATGATTGTGTGACCCCATCCTCCAAAATATTGGAATCTCAAACATACTTTGTTGGCCTTATGTCTGGCACCAGCCTGGACGGCATTGACGCAGTATTAGTCGCCTTTTCTGACACAGCCTCACACTTGATTCAGAGCGTATACCACCCTTACCCCGAAGAGCTGCGGCAACAACTTCTTGCTTTGCACACCCCCTCTGACAATGAACTGCACACATGCGCTGTTGTTTCTAGCGATTTAGCACGTCGTTACGCGAGCGCTGTTAACGAATTGCTTTTTAAATGCTCGATCTCGGCAAAAGCTGTTACCGCAATTGGTGTACATGGACAAACCATACGCCACCAACCTGACGCCGGCTACACGATACAACTGAACAACCCATCACTGCTGACTGAATTAACAGGCATTACTTCCATTGCGGATTTTCGCAGTCGAGATATCGCAGCTGGCGGACAAGGCGCTCCTTTAGTACCTGCCTTTCATGCCGCCATGTTCCAGCATCCGGAACGACACCGCGTCATTGTTAACATTGGTGGTATCAGCAACCTGACAAATCTTCCTTTGAGCGGCAACACAATTGGATTTGATTGCGGCCCCGGCAACTTGCTTATGGATGCCTGGTGTTTAAAACACGCAGGCCACCCCTATGACAAAAATGGCGATTGGGCAAAAAGTGGCGTGGTGATTTCCGAACTTTTACAGAAGTTACTTAGCCATTCTTTTTTCCAACAACTACCCCCAAAAAGTGCAGGGCGCGAAAACTTCAACCTTCCTTGGCTGATGCAGTTCCTGTCAGGTAACGAAAGGCCTGAGGATGTACAGGCAACCTTACTGGAACTGACGGTCAAAAGTATCGCTGAAGCCATTTCGAAGCACTGCAGTGGAGCAGAGGAAATCTATCTGTGTGGTGGTGGCGCGAGAAATGGCACATTACTTTCTTCAATGCAGAAAACCCTTAGCATCCAACATGTCGCTCCAACTGACGAACTAGGTGTAGATGCAGATTGGCTGGAGGCTTTTGCATTCGCGTGGTTAGCGAGACAAACATCACTTGGACTTGCAGGCAACTTGCCGGCTGTGACAGGTGCAAAACACCCTTGTATTTTAGGCGCAATTTATCCAGTTTAATCCGATAAAGCCTGTTTGAGAATATTACATTTAAAAATGGCCGGTCAGAAATCTGACCGGCCATTTTACTTTCAAGGCTACTTGTTATATTAACCGCGCTTATCTATTGAGATATAAGCTTTATCCCGCTCACCGGTATATACTTGGGTAGGACGGAAAATGCGGTTCTGGCCCAGTTGTTCTTTCCAATGTGCCAGCCAACCTGCGCAACGTGCCATGGCAAATATAGAAGTAAACTGGTCAGGCTCTATACCCATTTCCCTGTACAACACACCTGAATAGAAATCTACGTTCGGGTAAATACCTTTCCCTGCTAACCGTTCAGTCGCCGCCTTTTCCACAGCCAAGGCGATCTCAAACAACGGCCCCACTTCTCCAGATCTTGTTTCCACCAGATTATGCATCAATCCTTCAAGAATAACTGCTCGAGGATCTTTAACTGAGTATTCTCGATGACCAAAGCCCCAGATTTTCTTTTTTGCAGACAGTTGTTTTTCAATGTAAGCACCTGCTTTTTCAGGACTGCCAATTTCTTCCAGCATTTTGATAACCTGCTGGTTTGCTCCACCATGCAACGGGCCTGACAGTGCAGCAATACCCGATGTAATAACGGCATAAGGACTAGCCAACGTTGACCCAGCTACCAACACGGCAAAAGTTGAGGCATTAATCGTATGCTCAGCGTGTAGAATTAAACACACATCGAGAATACGCGCCATTTCCGGATCTGGGTCAGTACCCGTTAACATCCACAAGAAATTTTCGGCATGTGTCAGATCTGTACGGGGCTCTATCGGGTCGTAGCCATTATGAATATGTTCCCACATGGCAATCATTGTTGGCATACGTGCCACAATTTTCACCGACATGTTATGAACATAATTCAGGTCTTCACAAGCGTCGCCCGTTAAACAGTCGCTGCCTGGATAAAACATACCCAGACAGGCAACCATGGATTGCAACATATCCATCGGATGACCGGTTGGAGGCAATTGCCGCATTAATTCACGTATACGGAATTTCACCCGACGATTTTTGCGCATCTGCCGATCAAATTCTTCCAGATCATGAGCATTGGGCAATTCGCCATCCAACAGCAACAGCGCAGTTTCTTCGAAAGTACTTTGTTTGGTTAGCACCTCAATCGGATAGCCACGATAGGCCAGCAGACCTTTTTCACCATCGATGAAGGATATGTTTGATTTTGTGGCTGGTACACCCTCAAGGCCTGGTACGTATTCGTTCATTACGGCTCCCAAAAAACAAAAAGGAGGCGAAATTCGCCTCCCAATGAATCAGCAAAATTTTATTTAAGCTGAGAAAGAAGAGCCACACCCACAAGTAGAAGTGGCATTTGGATTCTTAATGACAAACTGCGCGCCTTCCAGACCTTCCTGATAGTCAATTTCTGCACCTGCCAGATATTGAAAGCTCATTGGATCGATCAGCAGTGTAACGCCATTCTTCTGCAAAGCCGTATCATCTTCATTAACCACTTCATCAAAAGTGAAGCCATACTGAAAACCTGAGCATCCGCCACCGCTAACAAACACGCGTAATTTCAGTTCCGCATTTCCTTCTTCTTCGATCAGCTCTTTTACCTTGCTAGCTGCGCTATCGGTAAAATTCAAAGGGCTTTCCATTTCGGTTACTGCATTCATGATAACTCCTTGCACATATTAAGTTACTATTATCTATCAACTATTGCTGACAGGTCAATTATTAGTCGCAGTTTTCAATTCAACTATCGGAGCTGGCTCATTCCCATGGGGATGTATAAGTTTCCCTTCAACAACTGCCCCAAGGTGCATTTCCAGCGTTTTATAGCACACATCACCTGTGACCCTGGATTTTGATTGAAGTTCCACATATTCAGAGGCATTAACTGGGCCGATCACTGTACCATTAATTACGACATGAGATACATTAATCGCCCCTTCAATCACCGCCTGCTCACTCAGAACCAGTGTACAAGGCTTATCACCTTCTGAACTGACACTTCCTTTTATGCAGCCATCAACGTGTAACCCACCTGAAAACTTCACATTCCCTTCAAGCGTTGTACCAGCACCAATCAAACTACCGATCTTACTTTGAGGTTTGCTTCGCTTATTTTTGAAAAACATAGTTGATCCTTTTCTAAGATATGTTCACGGTCTGTGTAAACAGGGGCTGCAAAGCACCCTTCTCAAAAACACGCACCTCTACGCTTTTCACTTCCGTGCCAGGTGCAACCTGAAAAATACCTTCAACTCGCTGATAATATTTAAAATCCAGCGCGACATCTAAAACATTATTTGATCCAGCGCTCGCAATTGGAATAACAATCTTTTTTCCTTTCTGCAAAGTATTCGCCAAAAACCTTACCCGCCCCTGAAAGTCCTGTCCTCTTTTCCCTGATTGCAAAAATAACGACTGGTAATGATATTCGTTGGGGAAACCACTATGTTCCACCTTAAAGCGGTACAAACGGACTGCTGATCCAGCTTTACTATCAGTAGACATCAAATTACGAAAAAAAGTAATGTCCTCTTTAAGACGTGCATTCTCGTCCTGAAGCGCCTTGGCGGACTTTGCCAATTCCCGTTGCGTTGCTATTTCAACTTCAACCTGTCGTCTGGCCACAACAGCTTCTGCTTCAAATTTACCGGTTTCGCGCTGCAATTTAGACAAACGTTCTCTCAAGTCCGTCAATTCCTGGCGCGTTTCTCTATGATCCAAACCTGTTAGCGCGCTTCCTATGTCATACATCCACCAAGCCAGTGCCAACCCCACTGCAAAAGCTGAGACCATAAACAACCAGCGCCAGTACCAGACCACATGTTTACGAATTGACATGCGTGGCACGGCAATTCCAAACTTGCGCCTAACCGCTCGAACTAACTTCATGGCAGCAGAGGTATTTGCTCCAGGCCCATAGCCTCATCCAGTCGGAACATGATGTTCATATTTTGCACTGCCTGACCAGAAGCGCCTTTCACCAGGTTATCAATTACTGACAATACAACCACCATATCGCCTTCCTGCTGACGATGTACGGCGATTCTGCAAAAATTCGCGCTCCTGACTGAGCGTGTTTCAGGATGCGAGCCCGCTGGCATGACATCAACAAAATGTTCGCTTTCATAGCGCTTTTCAAACAGCGCCTGCAAATCCACGTCTTTAGTAAGACGCGCATACAACGTGGCATGAATCCCTCTTATTAATGGTGTCAGATGAGGCACAAATGTTAAACCAGCCTGTTTACCCGCCATCAGAGAGAGACCTTGCTTAATTTCAGGCAAGTGCCGGTGCCCAGCCACCCCATATGCTTTAAAATTATCAGATGCTTCTGCAAAAAGGGCGTGTACTTCCGCCTTACGCCCTGCACCACTGACACCGGACTTGCAATCAGCAATCAGATGCTCAACATCCACAACACCTGCTTCTATCAACGGCAAAAATCCCAGTTGTGCTGCAGTCGGGTAACAGCCGGGGTTTGCAACCAAACGGGCTGTTTTGACTTTTTCCCTGTTCATTTCAGGCAGTCCATATACCGCCTCTTCGATTAAATCAGGGCAAGCGTGCTCCATTCCATACCATTTCTCCCATACACCTACATCTTTGATGCGAAAATCCGCTGCAAGATCAATAACTCGCACACCCGAATCAAGCAACTCTCGCGTTTGCTGCATAGCAATGCCATTGGGCGTTGCAAAGAACACCACATCACAATGCTTCAAGGGAGCTTCGCTAGGGTCAGCAAACTTTAAATTTACTCGGCCACGCAAGTTGGGAAACATCTCGCTTACTGGCATTCCCGCTTCCTTACGTGAAGTGATTGCCTTCAGTTCTACTTTCGGGTGCTGCGCCAAAAGACGAAGCAGCTCTACACCAGTGTAGCCAGTGCCACCGACAATACCTACTTTAATCACTATCTTCCCCCATCAATTCAATTCGAGAACTTTTTATAATAACCATGGAATACCCATTAGGCAATAAAAAAGCCGCCCGAAGGCGGCTTTTTAAACAAACGGTAATTAAAATTAACGCTTGGAGAATTGCTTTGCGCGACGTGCTTTACGCAGACCTACTTTCTTACGCTCAACTTCACGTGCATCACGCGTGACCAAACCAGCGGCTCTCAATTGAGGCTTCAGGTTTGCATCATACTCAATCAGCGCGCGAGTAATGCCATGACGAACCGCACCAGCCTGACCTGATTCACCACCGCCAATCACGTTTACCATGATATCAAAGGTGCCTTCATGATTGGTCAAGACCAAAGGCTGACGCACGACCATACGGCCAGTTTCGCGAGAAAAATAAATATCTACTGGCTTTTCATTTACCGTGATATCGCCCTTGCCTGGCTTAATAAATACTCTGGCAACAGCGTTTTTACGACGACCAGTACCGTAATGATAGTTTCCGACCATGGTTTATCCTTAAATGTCCAATGCTACAGGTTGCTGAGCAATATGTGGATGCTCCGCACCAGCGTAGCACTTGAGTTTTTTCAGCATGGCATAACCCAAAGGACCTTTGGGCAACATGCCTTTAACTGCTTTTTCAAGTGCACGACCTGGAAAACGAGCCTGCATTTTTGCAAAGTTTGTTTCATAAATACCGCCCGGATAACCGGTATGACGGTAGTAAATTTTATCTTGTTCTTTATTGCCAGTAACACGCAATTTTTCCACATTAGTCACAACGATGTAATCACCGGTGTCTACGTGAGGTGTATAGATTGCTTTATGTTTACCGCGCAAACGGTGTGCAATCTCGCTAGCGAGACGGCCTAGAACTTTATCTGTGGCATCAACCACAAACCAGTCGTGTGTTACCTCATGCGATTTAGCAGAGAAGGTTTTCATTCAGAAACCTCAGTCACTTATTAATTTGAGAAAGTCGCAAATTTTATGTCAAAAGCCATCATGTTGTCAAACCATAATTGGATTATTTCTCTTTCCGACATACTTTAGCTTTCTGTTAGCGTTAACCAGATTGGCTTTTACCCATTCTACCATGTTTAGCTCCACCACCTATTTTAGAAAAAAAAGCGCAACCTATTTAGGTTGCGCTAAAATCCACCAAAGAAGGGGGATGGAGGAGACACCATCAAGACGCTTATTAAGATGGGGAAGCGTCCTGATGTGTTAGCATTATCTAATATAATAATATTTTGCGCAACTATTTTTTCTTATCACCCCGAATTCTTTATTAATCACATTTTCTCTTTTTATTTCAAGTGGAATCACCCATGAATTGGATTATTGTCAATTTTGTTAGCGCTTTTCTTCTTCCACCGATTAATTTACTCGTATTGGGAATAGCAGGATTGGCCACCGTGAAAAAACATCCACGATTAGGGAAAAGCCTTATCGTTAGTTCATTTTTATTTCTTTTTATTCTATCAACCCCATTTGTTGCAAGCACATTACTTGGCAGCCTTGAAACTTTCCCGGCTGTCACTTCACTCAATCCCAATGCTGGCGCGATCGTTATATTAGGCGCGGGGGCTAATTCCAGCGCACCAGAATATGGCGGCGATACAGTTGATGCCTTGAGTTTACAACGGGTGCGTTACGGAGCGACTTTACAGCGGCGTAGCGGATTACCGATATTGGTCAGTGGCGGAAACCCCACAGGGGATACTCCCGTGGGCATTCTTATGAAGGATGCATTAGAGAGAGATTTTCATGTGCCGGTTCGCTGGGTTGAAGATCAATCCAGTAACACTTACGAAAATGCCATTTACAGCTTTAAAATCTTGCACCAGTCCGGGATTGATACTATTTATCTGGTATCCCAAGCATGGCATATGCCTCGAGCGGTAGCCTCTTTTGAAAAAGCCGGTTTTCATGTTATTCCCGCACCCACTGTTTTTAGTTCTGATAAGCACGTCTCGATAATGGATTTTATGCCGAACGCTGTGGCATTCCTCAAAAGTTACTACGCAATTCATGAGATGATCGGGTTAGTGTGGTATCAATTCAAGAATTAACAGACCATTTACCTGATCTGTTAAGATGATGCGCAAAATAATCCAAGAGAAGGAAAATTCGTATGAAGGCACGTATTAAATGGGTTGAAGGGGTCAGTTTTTTAGGTGAAACGGAAAGCAATCATGCCGTATTGATGGATGGTTCGCCTGAAGCTGGCGGACGTAATTTGGGTGCGCGCCCAATGGAACTCATACTGCTAGGCTTAGGAGGATGCTCTTCCTTTGATGTCGTCCTCATTCTCAAAAAACAGAGGCAAGACATTACCGATTGCGTTGCGGAAATCAGTGCCG
Protein-coding sequences here:
- a CDS encoding DUF6776 family protein, yielding MSIRKHVVWYWRWLFMVSAFAVGLALAWWMYDIGSALTGLDHRETRQELTDLRERLSKLQRETGKFEAEAVVARRQVEVEIATQRELAKSAKALQDENARLKEDITFFRNLMSTDSKAGSAVRLYRFKVEHSGFPNEYHYQSLFLQSGKRGQDFQGRVRFLANTLQKGKKIVIPIASAGSNNVLDVALDFKYYQRVEGIFQVAPGTEVKSVEVRVFEKGALQPLFTQTVNIS
- a CDS encoding OsmC family protein, producing MKARIKWVEGVSFLGETESNHAVLMDGSPEAGGRNLGARPMELILLGLGGCSSFDVVLILKKQRQDITDCVAEISADRADSDPKVFTRIHLHFIVTGKNLKPEQVERAIKLSAEKYCSASIMIGKTAEITHDFKIIEIQ
- the argC gene encoding N-acetyl-gamma-glutamyl-phosphate reductase encodes the protein MIKVGIVGGTGYTGVELLRLLAQHPKVELKAITSRKEAGMPVSEMFPNLRGRVNLKFADPSEAPLKHCDVVFFATPNGIAMQQTRELLDSGVRVIDLAADFRIKDVGVWEKWYGMEHACPDLIEEAVYGLPEMNREKVKTARLVANPGCYPTAAQLGFLPLIEAGVVDVEHLIADCKSGVSGAGRKAEVHALFAEASDNFKAYGVAGHRHLPEIKQGLSLMAGKQAGLTFVPHLTPLIRGIHATLYARLTKDVDLQALFEKRYESEHFVDVMPAGSHPETRSVRSANFCRIAVHRQQEGDMVVVLSVIDNLVKGASGQAVQNMNIMFRLDEAMGLEQIPLLP
- a CDS encoding anhydro-N-acetylmuramic acid kinase translates to MLESQTYFVGLMSGTSLDGIDAVLVAFSDTASHLIQSVYHPYPEELRQQLLALHTPSDNELHTCAVVSSDLARRYASAVNELLFKCSISAKAVTAIGVHGQTIRHQPDAGYTIQLNNPSLLTELTGITSIADFRSRDIAAGGQGAPLVPAFHAAMFQHPERHRVIVNIGGISNLTNLPLSGNTIGFDCGPGNLLMDAWCLKHAGHPYDKNGDWAKSGVVISELLQKLLSHSFFQQLPPKSAGRENFNLPWLMQFLSGNERPEDVQATLLELTVKSIAEAISKHCSGAEEIYLCGGGARNGTLLSSMQKTLSIQHVAPTDELGVDADWLEAFAFAWLARQTSLGLAGNLPAVTGAKHPCILGAIYPV
- the erpA gene encoding iron-sulfur cluster insertion protein ErpA, whose amino-acid sequence is MNAVTEMESPLNFTDSAASKVKELIEEEGNAELKLRVFVSGGGCSGFQYGFTFDEVVNEDDTALQKNGVTLLIDPMSFQYLAGAEIDYQEGLEGAQFVIKNPNATSTCGCGSSFSA
- the tyrS gene encoding tyrosine--tRNA ligase, which produces MTNIEEALHLIKRGSEDLLVEQELKDKLASGKRLRIKAGFDPTAPDLHLGHTVLLNKLRQFQELGHEAMFLIGDFTGMIGDPTGKNVTRKPLTRDEVIENARSYEQQIFKILDPEKTLVMFNSSWMNAMSSADLISLAAKHTVARMLERDDFHKRYNSGQPIAIHEFLYPLIQGYDSVAMKSDVELGGTDQKFNLLVGRELQKHFGQSPQVVLTMPILEGLDGVQKMSKSLGNYIGISDVPDEMFGKIMSVSDDLMWRYLELLSFRPISEIEKWKQEVAQGANPRDVKIRLAEEMIERFHSRADATRAHENFIARFQKGATPDEMPEVELKADADALSLMQVIKQAGLTASTSEAMRMVDQGGVKINGEKVTDKTMSIPKGETLVLQVGKRKFARVTIS
- a CDS encoding OapA family protein: MNNIEDAILTQKQNEQERKFGLRWLVGLSSIPLFGIVAAFGIAPQTDTGKVSVQTIIEQLPLPTAKIAEESNSEYWRAERIQRGDTVAGLLSRLKINDPDALSFLNSSKDASTLYQLRPGKIISAQTNNDGELLTLRYIHSDGTMLQVEKDGDSFKAKEEPVQLENRVSMKSGEIKSSLFAATDAINLPDSIAVQMADMFSTDVDFHQDLRKGDRFTVVYESFYNNGEPVKTGRILAAEFTNQGKTYRAVYFQDKQGHGGYYTPEGKNLRKAFLRSPLEFSRISSGFTTARYHPILQKWRAHKGVDYAAPTGTRIKAVADATVAFIGTERGYGNFILLQHQGKFSTAYGHLSAFAKGLHRGSKVNQGDVIGFVGMTGLATGPHLHYEFRIAGVQHNPLSVDMPVAFPIAAAYKHDFDNAVAPLMTRLSLLRGTNLASLD
- the rplM gene encoding 50S ribosomal protein L13; the protein is MKTFSAKSHEVTHDWFVVDATDKVLGRLASEIAHRLRGKHKAIYTPHVDTGDYIVVTNVEKLRVTGNKEQDKIYYRHTGYPGGIYETNFAKMQARFPGRALEKAVKGMLPKGPLGYAMLKKLKCYAGAEHPHIAQQPVALDI
- a CDS encoding citrate synthase, whose product is MNEYVPGLEGVPATKSNISFIDGEKGLLAYRGYPIEVLTKQSTFEETALLLLDGELPNAHDLEEFDRQMRKNRRVKFRIRELMRQLPPTGHPMDMLQSMVACLGMFYPGSDCLTGDACEDLNYVHNMSVKIVARMPTMIAMWEHIHNGYDPIEPRTDLTHAENFLWMLTGTDPDPEMARILDVCLILHAEHTINASTFAVLVAGSTLASPYAVITSGIAALSGPLHGGANQQVIKMLEEIGSPEKAGAYIEKQLSAKKKIWGFGHREYSVKDPRAVILEGLMHNLVETRSGEVGPLFEIALAVEKAATERLAGKGIYPNVDFYSGVLYREMGIEPDQFTSIFAMARCAGWLAHWKEQLGQNRIFRPTQVYTGERDKAYISIDKRG
- a CDS encoding bactofilin family protein; amino-acid sequence: MFFKNKRSKPQSKIGSLIGAGTTLEGNVKFSGGLHVDGCIKGSVSSEGDKPCTLVLSEQAVIEGAINVSHVVINGTVIGPVNASEYVELQSKSRVTGDVCYKTLEMHLGAVVEGKLIHPHGNEPAPIVELKTATNN
- a CDS encoding YdcF family protein, producing the protein MNWIIVNFVSAFLLPPINLLVLGIAGLATVKKHPRLGKSLIVSSFLFLFILSTPFVASTLLGSLETFPAVTSLNPNAGAIVILGAGANSSAPEYGGDTVDALSLQRVRYGATLQRRSGLPILVSGGNPTGDTPVGILMKDALERDFHVPVRWVEDQSSNTYENAIYSFKILHQSGIDTIYLVSQAWHMPRAVASFEKAGFHVIPAPTVFSSDKHVSIMDFMPNAVAFLKSYYAIHEMIGLVWYQFKN
- the rpsI gene encoding 30S ribosomal protein S9 — its product is MVGNYHYGTGRRKNAVARVFIKPGKGDITVNEKPVDIYFSRETGRMVVRQPLVLTNHEGTFDIMVNVIGGGESGQAGAVRHGITRALIEYDANLKPQLRAAGLVTRDAREVERKKVGLRKARRAKQFSKR